One window of Stenotrophomonas indicatrix genomic DNA carries:
- a CDS encoding YncE family protein — MIRNSLFRSAALAVAVSLSLGAPTAFAADAATATSPAAAVQRQAVAQGLYELAYSPKQNAVFVASSGGFGDDGGPAQVLRLNPTTLAVETRIPLERKAFGVVLDDAHNRLYVGNTVDLSVTVVDTAQNKAIGTVQLMEKKTGKDGKAAYTHDLRELVVDSAANRLYVTGHSSQPDVSSVLFVIDTNTLKVLNTIPGLGNAKAPGLALDAANKRVYTSNLLADLVVVGTDSNKVEAQYKIAAEQPMNIALDPAGKRLFVTDQGSEMLRGYQAKSSGLVSKHPGQRVLVLDRSNGKELASIPTDAGPLGILLDAPRKRLYVTNREAGTVTAYNSDSYQKVATYAVPTHPNSLALDAKNNVLYVSIKNGEKDAKGSEESVARIQL; from the coding sequence ATGATCCGCAATTCCCTTTTCCGTTCGGCCGCGCTGGCCGTCGCCGTTTCGCTGAGCCTCGGTGCTCCGACCGCCTTCGCCGCTGACGCCGCCACCGCCACCAGCCCTGCCGCCGCCGTGCAGCGCCAGGCCGTCGCCCAGGGTCTGTACGAGCTGGCTTACAGCCCCAAGCAGAACGCGGTGTTCGTTGCCTCGTCCGGCGGCTTCGGCGATGACGGTGGCCCGGCCCAGGTGCTGCGCCTGAACCCCACTACGCTCGCCGTGGAAACCCGCATCCCGCTGGAGCGCAAGGCGTTCGGCGTGGTGCTGGACGACGCCCACAACCGCCTGTACGTGGGCAACACCGTGGACCTGTCGGTGACCGTGGTCGACACCGCACAGAACAAGGCCATCGGCACCGTGCAGCTGATGGAGAAGAAGACCGGCAAGGACGGCAAGGCCGCCTACACCCACGACCTGCGCGAGCTGGTGGTCGACAGTGCCGCCAACCGCCTGTACGTGACCGGCCACAGCAGCCAGCCGGATGTGAGCAGCGTGCTGTTCGTGATCGATACCAACACCCTGAAGGTGCTCAACACCATTCCGGGCCTGGGCAATGCCAAGGCGCCGGGCCTGGCGCTGGATGCCGCCAACAAGCGCGTGTACACCAGCAATCTGCTGGCCGATCTGGTGGTGGTCGGCACCGACTCCAACAAGGTGGAGGCCCAGTACAAGATCGCCGCCGAGCAGCCGATGAACATCGCGCTGGATCCGGCCGGCAAGCGACTGTTCGTGACCGACCAGGGCTCGGAAATGCTGCGTGGCTACCAGGCCAAGAGCAGCGGGCTGGTCAGCAAGCATCCGGGCCAGCGCGTGCTGGTGCTCGACCGCAGCAATGGCAAGGAACTGGCCAGCATCCCGACCGATGCCGGCCCGTTGGGCATCCTGCTGGATGCACCGCGCAAGCGCCTGTACGTGACCAACCGCGAAGCCGGTACGGTGACCGCGTACAACAGCGACAGCTACCAGAAGGTGGCCACCTACGCCGTGCCGACGCACCCGAACAGCCTGGCGCTGGATGCGAAGAACAACGTGCTGTACGTGAGCATCAAGAACGGTGAGAAGGACGCCAAGGGCTCGGAAGAGAGCGTGGCGCGGATTCAGCTGTGA